The following are from one region of the Odontesthes bonariensis isolate fOdoBon6 chromosome 12, fOdoBon6.hap1, whole genome shotgun sequence genome:
- the LOC142396604 gene encoding immunoglobulin superfamily member 3-like isoform X2 has product MLRTPCYFERQFNMRCYSHSVWGANLLLWVGLLLRCEARVNTEVQAGPLYRVVGTGLSISCNVSGFSSESAQQDFEFSLKNPGFPDKNIVSSKNPDFSYAVYQRRISSKDVSLTHVNPTSVLFEIKSLRKDDEGKYVCSVINSEYRYDGTYSATTDVKVIDNSLSVSSRDSTTSLRYNEGEALTLTCQASCNTIQHTHLSVTWYLHKDGEDNAQPIISLERDFTLSPGLGFEQRYKEGLISLDKLGEATYRLKMAQLELSDNGTIYCQAQEWIQDPDRSWYSIIQKDAEKITLNVKAREVSPDMLSLAVRISTPQSTMLEGQELLVSCSIDTQNLEGRFFSVAWLRGEIELARIGPTGILLVPSEYSGRQNQGELRATRIGNRDYQLILKPVRTEDQGDYVCRAWPQERDNDGVFTQGAAQDSNPQKIEISVAESELSVQMADTALRVTEGGEFKLAIKVGGVQGQLSVTWQFKSADTPTALFTDVISLSKDGVMVKASKFTSRKARAMRPATDTFVLELDEVTPSDSGVYQCSVSEWKSDGKTHSQSKSADVTVNSVDSLVTVSLKSRDTQVTVGDPVVLMCQVKGPHMPLTLTWSLQRDSTIDNIVMLYFDGTISWNGNTHHYQVRVEKRDNVVVHYLQIVRASQREKGIYQCSVTAFLENVHKKLSPSNLLNVMVRNPASKLALSSSPNMAQNTNADIEMKCSVTAVSSASSLFAVTWLLQQRAVNKTIMSSDRNALVTFGPQTELKYRQRISTRRAEGPTFEMTIRQARISDKGSYVCQVVEWLQDPHGDWYSLPAMSTTTALTVTEPTSDLVLDNKEQQLNATEGDEVELRCNIISGASGASFFYKATWFYAPQNSSTNGSLVELDHTGLLSFPENQALRGLQGRLRLSRPTQSSYRLRIQGTHEDDSGTYWCQVEKYQLDNEGHWQQKASESSGAMVLTVTVKGEVQAVAECTSGIWMVVVIVLVTVALLVITLLVLKICRSKDSRGKKSASSLWTEQPLMSTKPNAEN; this is encoded by the exons ATGCTGAGAACACCGTGTTATTTTGAAAGACAGTTCAACATGAGGTGCTACTCGCACTCCGTATGGGGGGCTAATTTGCTCCTCTGGGTGGGTCTACTCTTGCGCTGCG AAGCTCGAGTGAATACTGAAGTGCAGGCCGGGCCTCTGTATCGTGTGGTCGGCACTGGGCTCTCCATCTCCTGCAATGTGAGTGGCTTCTCCAGCGAAAGTGCACAACAAGATTTCGAATTCTCCTTGAAAAATCCCGGTTTTCCAGATAAAAACATCGTCAGCTCCAAAAACCCAGATTTCAGCTATGCAGTTTATCAGAGACGCATCAGTAGCAAGGACGTTTCTCTGACACATGTAAATCCGACCTCGGTCCTCTTCGAGATAAAAAGCCTGCGCAAAGATGATGAAGGGAAGTATGTATGTAGTGTAATCAATTCAGAATATCGTTATGATGGAACCTACAGTGCTACAACAGATGTTAAAG TGATCGACAACTCCCTAAGTGTTTCATCTCGTGACTCCACCACCTCCTTGAGGTACAACGAAGGTGAAGCTCTCACTCTGACATGCCAAGCCTCCTGCAACACCATCCAGCACACCCATCTGTCTGTCACTTGGTATCTTCATAAAGATGGAGAGGACAACGCTCAGCCTATCATTTCTCTGGAGAGAGATTTCACGCTGAGCCCCGGACTGGGGTTTGAGCAGCGTTACAAGGAAGGACTCATTAGCTTAGACAAATTAGGAGAGGCCACATACAGGCTAAAGATGGCTCAGCTTGAGCTGTCAGATAATGGTACGATCTACTGCCAGGCTCAGGAGTGGATTCAAGATCCTGATCGTTCCTGGTACTCCATCATTCAGAAGGATGCGGAGAAAATTACCCTGAACGTCAAAGCCAGAG AGGTGTCACCAGACATGTTATCACTGGCGGTGAGAATCTCAACACCGCAGTCAACTATGCTGGAGGGGCAGGAACTGTTGGTGTCCTGCAGCATCGACACGCAGAACCTGGAGGGAAGGTTCTTCTCTGTAGCGTGGCTCCGGGGAGAAATCGAGCTGGCCCGCATCGGCCCTACTGGCATTCTGTTGGTGCCGTCTGAGTACAGTGGTCGGCAGAATCAAGGGGAGCTAAGAGCTACGCGAATTGGGAACAGAGATTATCAACTCATCTTAAAGCCTGTCAGAACTGAGGACCAGGGAGACTACGTCTGTAGAGCATGGCCTCAAGAGAGAGACAATGATGGAGTCTTCACACAGGGGGCAGCCCAGGACTCCAACCCTCAGAAGATTGAGATTTCAGTCGCAG AAAGCGAGCTCTCAGTCCAAATGGCAGACACCGCACTAAGAGTTACAGAAGGGGGCGAGTTTAAGCTCGCAATCAAAGTGGGCGGGGTTCaaggtcagctgtcagtcacTTGGCAATTCAAATCTGCAGACACACCAACGGCTCTTTTCACCGATGTCATCAGTCTCAGTAAGGATGGTGTCATGGTGAAAGCATCCAAGTTCACGAGTCGTAAAGCAAGAGCGATGCGTCCAGCAACTGACACCTTCGTCTTGGAGCTCGATGAGGTCACGCCATCTGATTCCGGCGTCTACCAGTGCTCTGTGTCGGAATGGAAATCTGACGGCAAGACTCACAGCCAATCAAAGAGTGCCGATGTGACTGTGAATTCTGTTG ATTCCCTGGTGACAGTGTCTCTGAAAAGTCGCGACACCCAAGTGACTGTGGGAGACCCTGTGGTGCTCATGTGCCAGGTAAAAGGGCCACACATGCCCTTAACTCTGACCTGGAGCCTGCAACGTGACTCAACCATAGACAACATTGTGATGCTCTACTTCGATGGCACCATCAGCTGGAATGGAAACACACACCACTACCAGGTGAGAGTAGAGAAGCGAGACAATGTAGTCGTTCACTATCTGCAAATCGTACGCGCCAGCCAAAGGGAGAAAGGGATCTACCAGTGTAGTGTGACGGCCTTCCTGGAGAATGTACACAAGAAGCTGTCTCCATCCAACCTACTGAATGTGATGGTGCGCAACCCAG CGAGCAAGCTTGCTTTGTCCTCCAGCCCGAACATGGCACAAAATACCAACGCTGACATAGAAATGAAGTGCTCGGTTACAGCAGTATCCTCGGCGTCTTCTCTATTTGCTGTGACCTGGCTGCTCCAGCAGAGAGCAGTAAATAAGACAATAATGAGCTCGGACCGGAATGCTCTTGTAACATTCGGGCCCCAGACAGAGCTGAAGTACAGACAGCGAATCAGCACCAGGAGAGCTGAAGGGCCCACTTTTGAGATGACCATTCGGCAAGCTAGAATCTCAGACAAAGGCTCGTACGTATGCCAGGTGGTGGAGTGGCTACAAGATCCTCATGGAGATTGGTATTCGCTCCCTGCGATGTCTACGACCACAGCGCTAACTGTTACTGAGCCCA CCAGCGACCTTGTTTTAGATAACAAAGAACAGCAGTTGAATGCCACAGAGGGAGACGAAGTAGAACTCAGATGCAACATCATCTCAGGTGCATCTGGTGCTTCCTTTTTCTACAAAGCCACCTGGTTCTACGCACCTCAAAACTCCTCCACCAATGGCTCCCTGGTGGAGCTCGATCACACTGGCCTGCTGAGTTTCCCAGAGAACCAGGCGCTCAGAGGCCTGCAGGGACGGCTTCGTCTCTCCAGACCCACACAGAGCAGCTATCGCCTCAGGATTCAGGGGACCCATGAAGACGACAGTGGGACCTATTGGTGTCAGGTTGAGAAATACCAGCTGGACAATGAAGGTCACTGGCAGCAGAAGGCCTCTGAGAGTTCTGGCGCCATGGTACTGACTGTAACTGTAAAAG GAGAGGTTCAAGCCGTTGCAGAATGCACGTCCGGCATCTGGATGGTGGTAGTTATAGTTCTTGTCACCGTCGCACTCTTAGTCATAACTTTATTGGTGCTAAAGATATGCAGGAGCAAGGACTCGAGAGGAAAGAAGTCAGCCTCGTCTCTCTGGACTGAGCAACCCCTTATGTCCACCAAACCCAATGCAGAGAACTGA
- the LOC142396604 gene encoding immunoglobulin superfamily member 3-like isoform X1, with protein MLRTPCYFERQFNMRCYSHSVWGANLLLWVGLLLRCAEARVNTEVQAGPLYRVVGTGLSISCNVSGFSSESAQQDFEFSLKNPGFPDKNIVSSKNPDFSYAVYQRRISSKDVSLTHVNPTSVLFEIKSLRKDDEGKYVCSVINSEYRYDGTYSATTDVKVIDNSLSVSSRDSTTSLRYNEGEALTLTCQASCNTIQHTHLSVTWYLHKDGEDNAQPIISLERDFTLSPGLGFEQRYKEGLISLDKLGEATYRLKMAQLELSDNGTIYCQAQEWIQDPDRSWYSIIQKDAEKITLNVKAREVSPDMLSLAVRISTPQSTMLEGQELLVSCSIDTQNLEGRFFSVAWLRGEIELARIGPTGILLVPSEYSGRQNQGELRATRIGNRDYQLILKPVRTEDQGDYVCRAWPQERDNDGVFTQGAAQDSNPQKIEISVAESELSVQMADTALRVTEGGEFKLAIKVGGVQGQLSVTWQFKSADTPTALFTDVISLSKDGVMVKASKFTSRKARAMRPATDTFVLELDEVTPSDSGVYQCSVSEWKSDGKTHSQSKSADVTVNSVDSLVTVSLKSRDTQVTVGDPVVLMCQVKGPHMPLTLTWSLQRDSTIDNIVMLYFDGTISWNGNTHHYQVRVEKRDNVVVHYLQIVRASQREKGIYQCSVTAFLENVHKKLSPSNLLNVMVRNPASKLALSSSPNMAQNTNADIEMKCSVTAVSSASSLFAVTWLLQQRAVNKTIMSSDRNALVTFGPQTELKYRQRISTRRAEGPTFEMTIRQARISDKGSYVCQVVEWLQDPHGDWYSLPAMSTTTALTVTEPTSDLVLDNKEQQLNATEGDEVELRCNIISGASGASFFYKATWFYAPQNSSTNGSLVELDHTGLLSFPENQALRGLQGRLRLSRPTQSSYRLRIQGTHEDDSGTYWCQVEKYQLDNEGHWQQKASESSGAMVLTVTVKGEVQAVAECTSGIWMVVVIVLVTVALLVITLLVLKICRSKDSRGKKSASSLWTEQPLMSTKPNAEN; from the exons ATGCTGAGAACACCGTGTTATTTTGAAAGACAGTTCAACATGAGGTGCTACTCGCACTCCGTATGGGGGGCTAATTTGCTCCTCTGGGTGGGTCTACTCTTGCGCTGCG CAGAAGCTCGAGTGAATACTGAAGTGCAGGCCGGGCCTCTGTATCGTGTGGTCGGCACTGGGCTCTCCATCTCCTGCAATGTGAGTGGCTTCTCCAGCGAAAGTGCACAACAAGATTTCGAATTCTCCTTGAAAAATCCCGGTTTTCCAGATAAAAACATCGTCAGCTCCAAAAACCCAGATTTCAGCTATGCAGTTTATCAGAGACGCATCAGTAGCAAGGACGTTTCTCTGACACATGTAAATCCGACCTCGGTCCTCTTCGAGATAAAAAGCCTGCGCAAAGATGATGAAGGGAAGTATGTATGTAGTGTAATCAATTCAGAATATCGTTATGATGGAACCTACAGTGCTACAACAGATGTTAAAG TGATCGACAACTCCCTAAGTGTTTCATCTCGTGACTCCACCACCTCCTTGAGGTACAACGAAGGTGAAGCTCTCACTCTGACATGCCAAGCCTCCTGCAACACCATCCAGCACACCCATCTGTCTGTCACTTGGTATCTTCATAAAGATGGAGAGGACAACGCTCAGCCTATCATTTCTCTGGAGAGAGATTTCACGCTGAGCCCCGGACTGGGGTTTGAGCAGCGTTACAAGGAAGGACTCATTAGCTTAGACAAATTAGGAGAGGCCACATACAGGCTAAAGATGGCTCAGCTTGAGCTGTCAGATAATGGTACGATCTACTGCCAGGCTCAGGAGTGGATTCAAGATCCTGATCGTTCCTGGTACTCCATCATTCAGAAGGATGCGGAGAAAATTACCCTGAACGTCAAAGCCAGAG AGGTGTCACCAGACATGTTATCACTGGCGGTGAGAATCTCAACACCGCAGTCAACTATGCTGGAGGGGCAGGAACTGTTGGTGTCCTGCAGCATCGACACGCAGAACCTGGAGGGAAGGTTCTTCTCTGTAGCGTGGCTCCGGGGAGAAATCGAGCTGGCCCGCATCGGCCCTACTGGCATTCTGTTGGTGCCGTCTGAGTACAGTGGTCGGCAGAATCAAGGGGAGCTAAGAGCTACGCGAATTGGGAACAGAGATTATCAACTCATCTTAAAGCCTGTCAGAACTGAGGACCAGGGAGACTACGTCTGTAGAGCATGGCCTCAAGAGAGAGACAATGATGGAGTCTTCACACAGGGGGCAGCCCAGGACTCCAACCCTCAGAAGATTGAGATTTCAGTCGCAG AAAGCGAGCTCTCAGTCCAAATGGCAGACACCGCACTAAGAGTTACAGAAGGGGGCGAGTTTAAGCTCGCAATCAAAGTGGGCGGGGTTCaaggtcagctgtcagtcacTTGGCAATTCAAATCTGCAGACACACCAACGGCTCTTTTCACCGATGTCATCAGTCTCAGTAAGGATGGTGTCATGGTGAAAGCATCCAAGTTCACGAGTCGTAAAGCAAGAGCGATGCGTCCAGCAACTGACACCTTCGTCTTGGAGCTCGATGAGGTCACGCCATCTGATTCCGGCGTCTACCAGTGCTCTGTGTCGGAATGGAAATCTGACGGCAAGACTCACAGCCAATCAAAGAGTGCCGATGTGACTGTGAATTCTGTTG ATTCCCTGGTGACAGTGTCTCTGAAAAGTCGCGACACCCAAGTGACTGTGGGAGACCCTGTGGTGCTCATGTGCCAGGTAAAAGGGCCACACATGCCCTTAACTCTGACCTGGAGCCTGCAACGTGACTCAACCATAGACAACATTGTGATGCTCTACTTCGATGGCACCATCAGCTGGAATGGAAACACACACCACTACCAGGTGAGAGTAGAGAAGCGAGACAATGTAGTCGTTCACTATCTGCAAATCGTACGCGCCAGCCAAAGGGAGAAAGGGATCTACCAGTGTAGTGTGACGGCCTTCCTGGAGAATGTACACAAGAAGCTGTCTCCATCCAACCTACTGAATGTGATGGTGCGCAACCCAG CGAGCAAGCTTGCTTTGTCCTCCAGCCCGAACATGGCACAAAATACCAACGCTGACATAGAAATGAAGTGCTCGGTTACAGCAGTATCCTCGGCGTCTTCTCTATTTGCTGTGACCTGGCTGCTCCAGCAGAGAGCAGTAAATAAGACAATAATGAGCTCGGACCGGAATGCTCTTGTAACATTCGGGCCCCAGACAGAGCTGAAGTACAGACAGCGAATCAGCACCAGGAGAGCTGAAGGGCCCACTTTTGAGATGACCATTCGGCAAGCTAGAATCTCAGACAAAGGCTCGTACGTATGCCAGGTGGTGGAGTGGCTACAAGATCCTCATGGAGATTGGTATTCGCTCCCTGCGATGTCTACGACCACAGCGCTAACTGTTACTGAGCCCA CCAGCGACCTTGTTTTAGATAACAAAGAACAGCAGTTGAATGCCACAGAGGGAGACGAAGTAGAACTCAGATGCAACATCATCTCAGGTGCATCTGGTGCTTCCTTTTTCTACAAAGCCACCTGGTTCTACGCACCTCAAAACTCCTCCACCAATGGCTCCCTGGTGGAGCTCGATCACACTGGCCTGCTGAGTTTCCCAGAGAACCAGGCGCTCAGAGGCCTGCAGGGACGGCTTCGTCTCTCCAGACCCACACAGAGCAGCTATCGCCTCAGGATTCAGGGGACCCATGAAGACGACAGTGGGACCTATTGGTGTCAGGTTGAGAAATACCAGCTGGACAATGAAGGTCACTGGCAGCAGAAGGCCTCTGAGAGTTCTGGCGCCATGGTACTGACTGTAACTGTAAAAG GAGAGGTTCAAGCCGTTGCAGAATGCACGTCCGGCATCTGGATGGTGGTAGTTATAGTTCTTGTCACCGTCGCACTCTTAGTCATAACTTTATTGGTGCTAAAGATATGCAGGAGCAAGGACTCGAGAGGAAAGAAGTCAGCCTCGTCTCTCTGGACTGAGCAACCCCTTATGTCCACCAAACCCAATGCAGAGAACTGA
- the klhl6 gene encoding kelch-like protein 6, whose product MSDSLERTTECPLSPPGEESSLNEDKENVADLSELCWQDGGLPVELQRGMESLRVNKELTDVTLCVQGHSFHCHRAILAAASQYFRAMFCSGLKESHEECVEIKGVDSGTMRSLLEYTYTSRALLTHSNVQGILEAASQFQFLRVVDACASFLSKSMQLESCIGILNLADSHALPALRTVAQDYITSKFSQVVQQQDFLELPAESLETILKRDDLDVKFEEYVFEALMSWLRARRDERNPLLVRLLSHVRLPLLEPAYFVEKVETDELIRGCSEAFPLLQEARTYHLSGREVVSERTKPRVQFFLSEVFLIIGGCTKDERFVSTVTCLDPLRRSRLEVAKLPMTEAEDESQNKKWVEFACITFHNEVYISGGKETQHEVWKYNGALDKWIQIESLSTGRWRHKMAVHGGKVYALGGFDGVQRLASVEAYDPFHNRWTQVTPLAVGVSSFAAASFDKWIYVIGGGPNGKLATDKVQCWKPGTDSWELRTPIPIETKCTNAVTFNNCIYIVGGAMHAMYCYSPLSDSWCIVTRLGERASCAIAACNNKLFITGGRDNKNQVISTVMCWDVARGVLTEECVLPMGVSHHGSVTLMKSYTHVHKITPPSECR is encoded by the exons ATGAGTGACTCACTGGAGAGAACGACAGAATGTCCCTTGTCGCCTCCCGGAGAGGAGTCCAGTCTAAATGAGGATAAAGAGAATGTAGCAGACTTAAGTGAGTTATGCTGGCAAGATGGAGGTCTACCAGTGGAGCTGCAGAGAGGGATGGAGAGCCTGCGAGTGAACAAAGAACTGACCGACGTGACCCTGTGTGTTCAGGGACACAGCTTCCACTGCCACAGAGCCATTCTTGCTGCTGCCAGTCAATACTTCAG GGCCATGTTTTGCAGTGGTCTCAAGGAGAGTCACGAGGAGTGTGTTGAAATAAAAGGGGTTGACAGCGGGACGATGCGCTCTCTCCTGGAGTATACATACACCAGCAGAGCCCTGCTCACACATTCCAATGTCCAGGGAATACTCGAGGCTGCCAGTCAGTTTCAG tTCTTGCGTGTGGTAGATGCATGTGCTAGCTTTCTGAGCAAGTCTATGCAACTAGAGAGCTGTATTGGGATCCTGAACCTGGCTGACAGTCACGCTCTGCCAGCCCTGAGGACTGTGGCACAGGACTACATCACCTCTAAGTTCTCTCAGGTGGTCCAGCAGCAGGACTTTCTGGAGCTGCCAGCAGAGTCTCTGGAGACCATCTTGAAGAGGGACGACCTTGATGTGAAGTTTGAGGAGTATGTTTTTGAAGCGCTGATGTCCTGGTTGAGAGCTCGGCGGGATGAACGCAATCCATTACTGGTCAGGTTGCTTTCACATGTGAGACTGCCTTTGTTGGAGCCGGCATACTTTGTGGAAAAAGTGGAGACAGATGAGCTGATACGTGGCTGCAGTGAAGCTTTTCCTTTGTTGCAAGAGGCCCGCACCTACCACCTCTCAGGCAGGGAG GTCGTCTCAGAGCGAACCAAACCACGTGTGCAGTTCTTTCTCTCAGAAGTCTTCTTGATCATTGGAGGCTGCACTAAAGATGAACGCTTTGTTTCCACTGTCACCTGCTTGGACCCCCTGAGACGCAGCCGGCTTGAAGTCGCCAAACTGCCAATGACAGAGGCGGAGGATGAGTCCCAAAACAAAAAATGGGTGGAGTTTGCTTGTATCACCTTCCACAATGAAGTGTACATATCTG GGGGTAAAGAGACGCAGCACGAAGTTTGGAAATACAACGGTGCCCTGGACAAGTGGATCCAAATTGAGTCCCTGTCAACTGGGCGCTGGAGACACAAGATGGCGGTACATGGTGGAAAGGTGTACGCACTGGGCGGATTTGATGGAGTTCAGAGACTCGCTAGCGTAGAGGCCTATGATCCTTTTCACAATCGTTGGACGCAG GTGACACCCCTTGCAGTAGGTGTTAGCTCCTTTGCTGCAGCAAGCTTTGACAAATGGATCTATGTGATTGGTGGCGGACCAAATGGAAAACTAGCCACTGATAAGGTTCAATGCTGGAAACCAGGAACAGACAGCTGGGAACTACGGACACCtattcccattgaaactaaatGCACAAATGCTGTCACATTCAATAACTGCATCTATATAGTTG GTGGTGCAATGCACGCCATGTACTGCTACTCCCCTTTGTCCGACTCCTGGTGCATTGTGACCCGTCTGGGGGAGAGGGCAAGTTGCGCCATTGCCGCCTGCAACAACAAACTTTTCATCACAGGGGGAAGGGACAACAAGAACCAAGTGATCTCCACAGTGATGTGCTGGGACGTCGCGCGAGGAGTGTTGACGGAGGAGTGCGTTTTACCAATGGGAGTGTCGCACCACGGCAGTGTGACACTGATGAAGTCctacacgcacgtgcacaaaatAACGCCTCCGTCGGAGTGCCGGTGA